The Pyrococcus horikoshii OT3 genome includes a window with the following:
- a CDS encoding hydrogenase maturation protease: MSVLIVTLGNEVMGDDGVGIKVGKILKERGYRVEELGTDVFLLQRRYKGEDRVIIVDAILSDESGKVVHLKGEEIFQKLKAEIRSAHFMGAIEGLRLLIELDERLRRAELHFIGITIREENIKPNLELSEEARKAIPKALEVIERITREKS; the protein is encoded by the coding sequence ATGAGCGTGCTGATTGTAACCCTCGGGAACGAAGTTATGGGAGATGATGGTGTAGGGATAAAAGTAGGTAAAATACTAAAAGAAAGAGGATATAGGGTAGAAGAGCTGGGTACGGATGTATTTTTACTTCAGCGAAGGTATAAGGGAGAAGATAGGGTAATAATAGTCGATGCGATACTTTCAGATGAGTCAGGAAAAGTCGTTCACTTAAAAGGGGAGGAGATATTTCAAAAGTTAAAAGCCGAAATAAGAAGTGCACATTTTATGGGAGCTATAGAAGGGCTGAGGTTGCTCATAGAATTAGATGAGAGATTGAGAAGAGCAGAGCTACACTTCATCGGGATTACAATAAGAGAAGAAAATATTAAACCAAACTTAGAGTTAAGCGAAGAAGCAAGAAAAGCAATTCCCAAAGCTCTAGAAGTTATAGAAAGGATAACGAGGGAGAAGTCATGA
- a CDS encoding Zn-ribbon domain-containing OB-fold protein, protein MGKPMQVSRYWRHFKEKYRLIGGKCENGHVFFPKRPVCPICGSRNVEDFEFSGKGKVITWTIVRNPPSGFEYYKPYPIALIQLEEGPIVLAQLTDVEPDEIKEGMEVEMVTRKIVEFNEDGIILYGYKFRPILK, encoded by the coding sequence ATGGGGAAACCAATGCAGGTTTCCCGATATTGGAGACATTTTAAGGAGAAGTATAGGTTAATTGGAGGTAAATGTGAAAACGGACATGTTTTCTTCCCCAAGAGACCAGTCTGCCCGATTTGTGGCAGCAGAAACGTTGAGGATTTCGAATTCAGCGGTAAGGGGAAGGTTATAACATGGACGATAGTTAGAAATCCACCAAGTGGATTTGAATACTATAAACCCTACCCAATAGCACTAATACAGCTCGAAGAAGGCCCAATAGTCTTAGCCCAGCTAACTGACGTTGAGCCAGATGAAATAAAGGAAGGAATGGAAGTAGAGATGGTGACGAGAAAGATAGTTGAATTTAACGAAGATGGCATAATACTCTATGGTTACAAATTCAGACCAATTTTAAAATAG